A region from the Azospirillum thermophilum genome encodes:
- a CDS encoding phasin family protein has translation MTVATKTKSPATAIEEVATQAKEQYEGFVKAGQEQVVKQFEQTAAALKEQADKTIAQFFKGFEDLQVLSKGNVEALIESTTTAAKGAEDLGREVAAYTQASLDKSITTGKALLAAKTLQEVVELQNSYAKSSFDAMVAEATRLQEMSVKVANAAFAPLNARLNVAVEKLSKPLAA, from the coding sequence ATGACCGTCGCGACCAAGACCAAGTCCCCGGCCACCGCCATCGAGGAGGTCGCCACCCAGGCCAAGGAGCAGTATGAGGGCTTCGTGAAGGCCGGCCAGGAGCAGGTGGTGAAGCAGTTCGAGCAGACCGCCGCCGCCCTGAAGGAGCAGGCCGACAAGACCATCGCCCAGTTCTTCAAGGGGTTCGAGGACCTCCAGGTGCTGAGCAAGGGCAACGTCGAGGCGCTGATCGAGAGCACCACCACCGCCGCCAAGGGCGCGGAGGATCTGGGCCGCGAGGTCGCCGCCTACACCCAGGCGTCGCTCGACAAGTCGATCACCACCGGCAAGGCCCTGCTGGCCGCCAAGACGCTGCAGGAAGTGGTGGAGCTGCAGAACAGCTACGCCAAGTCCAGCTTCGACGCGATGGTCGCCGAGGCCACCCGCCTGCAGGAGATGTCGGTCAAGGTCGCCAACGCCGCCTTCGCCCCGCTGAACGCCCGGCTGAACGTCGCGGTCGAGAAGCTGTCCAAGCCGCTGGCCGCCTGA
- a CDS encoding phasin family protein — protein sequence MSDKIAAATKTIEDAVTTAKQNLEGLVKAQQEQVEKASAQILKGFDELTALTKGNVDAVVKSGTIVAKGAEEAGKQVAAFTQSSLEKSVATGKALLAVKTIQELVELQNAYAKSSFDALVAETTKLQQLTVKVANEALAPINERVNVTVEAIAKPVAA from the coding sequence ATGTCCGACAAGATCGCCGCCGCCACCAAGACCATCGAAGACGCCGTCACCACCGCCAAGCAGAACCTGGAAGGCCTGGTGAAGGCCCAGCAGGAGCAGGTGGAGAAGGCCTCCGCCCAGATCCTCAAGGGCTTCGACGAGCTGACCGCCCTCACCAAGGGCAACGTCGACGCCGTGGTGAAGTCCGGCACGATCGTCGCCAAGGGCGCCGAGGAGGCCGGCAAGCAGGTCGCCGCCTTCACGCAGTCCTCGCTGGAGAAGAGCGTCGCCACCGGCAAGGCCCTGCTGGCCGTCAAGACCATCCAGGAGCTGGTCGAGCTGCAGAACGCCTACGCCAAGTCGAGCTTCGACGCCCTGGTCGCCGAGACCACCAAGCTGCAGCAGCTCACGGTGAAGGTCGCCAACGAGGCGCTCGCCCCGATCAACGAGCGGGTGAACGTCACGGTCGAGGCGATCGCCAAGCCGGTCGCGGCCTGA
- a CDS encoding peptidase, with protein MTYCLGIKTRDGLIGLSDGRITSGSQLSSARKVTMMGSGGDRFFIMNSGLRSVRDKTLAYMRRDMLKRRGETYATMLDAVSAFTTCLRQVAAEDKESLEASKLHFNLHAIVGGQLAEDREPYMFLVYPEGNWIEVDERTPYLSIGATAYGKPILDRALTYQTDMQTALKLAYLSFDSTRFSSNDVGFPIDMVSYHAAQRTWRQSNYDYDDLAEQRQWWNRNITELARRMPDGPWVETLVPDSLRTARKLAEEPA; from the coding sequence ATGACCTATTGCCTCGGCATCAAAACCCGCGACGGGCTGATCGGGCTGTCCGACGGACGCATCACCAGCGGTTCGCAACTGTCGTCGGCGCGCAAGGTGACGATGATGGGCAGCGGCGGCGACCGGTTCTTCATCATGAACTCCGGCCTGCGCAGCGTGCGCGACAAGACGCTGGCCTATATGCGCCGCGACATGCTGAAGCGCCGGGGCGAGACCTATGCGACCATGCTGGACGCGGTGTCGGCCTTCACCACCTGCCTGCGCCAGGTCGCGGCCGAGGACAAGGAGTCGCTGGAGGCGTCCAAGCTGCACTTCAACCTGCACGCCATCGTCGGCGGCCAGCTCGCCGAGGACCGCGAGCCCTACATGTTCCTGGTCTATCCCGAGGGCAACTGGATCGAGGTGGACGAGCGCACGCCCTACCTCTCCATCGGCGCCACCGCCTACGGCAAGCCGATCCTCGACCGCGCGCTGACCTACCAGACCGACATGCAGACGGCGCTGAAGCTGGCCTACCTGTCCTTCGACAGCACGCGCTTCTCCAGCAACGACGTCGGCTTCCCCATCGACATGGTGTCCTACCACGCGGCCCAGCGCACCTGGCGGCAGTCGAACTACGACTATGACGACCTGGCGGAACAGCGCCAGTGGTGGAACCGCAACATCACCGAGCTCGCCCGCCGCATGCCGGACGGCCCGTGGGTGGAGACGCTGGTGCCCGACAGCCTGCGCACCGCCCGCAAGCTGGCGGAGGAGCCGGCCTGA
- a CDS encoding D-alanyl-D-alanine carboxypeptidase yields MTVSRSTVRTGLFSFALREPETSGGRRIRRLAQTLIAVAALSGTVLTSVEALAAKAAAIIVDARTGEVLIEQDADAVTHPASLTKMMTLYLTFDALDEGRLTLDQALPVSAWAESMSPTKLGLRAGQTIKVETAILGLVTKSANDAAVVLAEALGGSEARFAEMMTRKARELGMRNTVFRNASGLPNMEQVTTARDFATLSRAMLADHPKYYPYFSRRNFVYGGRTLPNHNRLMSRYEGMDGIKTGYTVASGFNLAASATRDGRRLVGVVMGGKSAVSRDNRMAALLDQAFGKPHRSPKDEAPLVASRSAPDDSAEGDDEVETPVKAKPVRQTRTVVASAKAPAPAAKASRWGVQVGSYSSRAASQKALAQAIKQAPFLLRGAKHSVVESKTGGEKVFRAQLQGLDEKAARKACSELTRHGHRCTTITVAEKM; encoded by the coding sequence ATGACAGTGTCGCGCAGCACCGTTCGAACCGGACTGTTTTCGTTCGCCTTACGCGAGCCGGAAACGTCGGGCGGGCGGCGCATCAGGCGTCTTGCGCAGACTCTCATCGCCGTCGCGGCACTGTCCGGCACCGTCCTGACGTCGGTCGAGGCGCTGGCGGCGAAGGCCGCCGCCATCATCGTCGACGCCCGGACCGGGGAGGTGCTGATCGAGCAGGATGCCGACGCCGTCACCCATCCGGCGTCGCTGACGAAGATGATGACCTTGTACCTCACCTTCGACGCGCTGGACGAGGGGAGATTGACGCTCGACCAGGCGCTGCCGGTCTCCGCCTGGGCGGAGAGCATGTCGCCGACCAAGCTCGGCCTGCGCGCCGGCCAGACGATCAAGGTGGAGACCGCGATCCTCGGGCTCGTCACCAAGTCGGCGAACGACGCCGCCGTGGTGCTGGCGGAGGCGCTGGGCGGCAGCGAGGCCCGCTTCGCCGAGATGATGACCCGCAAGGCGCGGGAGCTCGGCATGCGCAACACCGTGTTCCGCAACGCCTCCGGCCTGCCGAACATGGAGCAGGTGACGACGGCCCGCGACTTCGCGACCCTGTCGCGCGCCATGCTGGCCGACCATCCGAAATACTATCCCTATTTCAGCCGCCGCAACTTCGTCTATGGCGGGCGCACCCTGCCCAACCACAATCGCCTGATGTCGCGGTACGAGGGCATGGACGGCATCAAGACGGGCTACACCGTCGCCTCCGGCTTCAACCTCGCCGCCTCGGCGACGCGCGACGGGCGCCGGCTGGTCGGGGTGGTGATGGGCGGCAAGTCGGCCGTCTCGCGCGACAACCGGATGGCCGCCCTGCTGGACCAGGCCTTCGGCAAGCCGCACCGCAGCCCGAAGGACGAGGCGCCGCTGGTCGCCAGCCGCAGCGCCCCCGACGACAGCGCCGAGGGCGACGACGAGGTCGAGACCCCGGTGAAGGCCAAGCCGGTGCGCCAGACCCGGACGGTCGTCGCCTCCGCCAAGGCTCCGGCGCCGGCCGCCAAGGCCAGCAGGTGGGGCGTCCAGGTCGGCTCCTATTCCAGCCGCGCCGCCAGCCAGAAGGCGCTCGCCCAGGCGATCAAGCAGGCGCCCTTCCTGCTGCGCGGGGCCAAGCATTCGGTGGTGGAGAGCAAGACCGGCGGCGAGAAGGTCTTCCGCGCCCAGCTCCAGGGGCTGGACGAGAAGGCGGCCCGCAAGGCCTGCAGCGAGCTGACCCGCCACGGCCACCGCTGCACCACCATCACCGTCGCGGAAAAGATGTAA
- the clpS gene encoding ATP-dependent Clp protease adapter ClpS has protein sequence MADPNKQGNEGTNTGVVVKTKPKTKKPSMYKVLMLNDDYTPMEFVVHVLERFFSKSREEATRIMLHVHRRGVGLCGVFTYEVAETKVTQVMDFARQHQHPLQCTLEKD, from the coding sequence ATGGCCGACCCGAACAAGCAAGGCAACGAGGGCACCAACACCGGCGTGGTCGTCAAGACCAAGCCGAAGACCAAAAAGCCCTCGATGTACAAGGTCTTGATGTTGAACGACGACTACACACCTATGGAGTTCGTCGTTCACGTTCTCGAGCGCTTCTTCAGCAAGTCGCGCGAGGAAGCGACGCGGATCATGCTGCATGTGCACCGGCGGGGTGTGGGCTTGTGCGGCGTGTTCACCTACGAGGTGGCGGAGACGAAAGTCACGCAGGTGATGGACTTTGCTCGCCAGCACCAGCACCCGCTGCAATGCACGTTAGAAAAGGATTAG